CATGCTTGCGGTCAATTTAACAATGCAATAGTATTTTCAGGTTTAGGATCATCCTTCTTAGAATATACAGGTTTATCTTTAACTTTATATACCACTTGAATTGGACGGTTTTCTGTGCGATGTGGACAACTCCTACTGATGTGTCCTGGTTTGCCacaactgaaacatacaaaatctctaaagttttcgcctacattttgataacggggtgtaaactgatcatttccactggatcctgcttttccagcactaACACTAGGACCAGAACTATTTTGACTTTCCCCTCTAATACctctattaaaggatttattatAAACTCCACCAGAGGATACCTGTGAACTCGTAGTCTTACCTTGTGCCTTGTAATTTTGACGCTCTTCCCACACTCTGTTCCTTCCAATTTTAGGAGCGACGTCAGTATGATACAGCTTATGGGTCAATGCGTAATTATCAGTCAATCTAGTGGCTTCATCCACATTATCTACATCACGTTCATCCAAATATGTTTTATTAAGTGGATTAATACCATCCTTGAACTGCTCAAGCAAGATAAGTTCCTGAAGTTTACCGAAATCACCATTAACTTCTCTGGCATTCATCCACCTATCATACCACAGGCGTTGTTCCCGTGCATACTCCATATGAGTGTGACCATCTCTTTTTATCCAGCTTCTGAACTTCTTTCTATACCTCTCTGGCGCCCATTCATAAGCTTTCAAAACCTCAGATTTAACTCTCTCATAATCCTTAGAATCATCCAAAGATAAGGCAGAAAATACTTCCCTAGCCTTTCCTCGAAAAGATGTTTGAACCAACGTGCTCCACGACGTTCTCGGCCATTCACGCTGTTCTGCTACTttctcaaattgtaaaaaaaaaaagaatttacttcATTCTCAACAAAAATGGGTACACTTTTTACTGCGTTGTCTACCTGAAAAGACTTTAGTGCTACTTTGGACTTTCCTTCTACTTCAATTTTCTTTATCTCTAGTTCAATCCTCTTTTGCTCAACCTCAGCTTCTAACTTTTTAAGTTCGACAGCTTTCTCATTCTCAGCTCTTTCATTTTCTAATCTAACTATTTGCAAATGAATCTGCATCTTCTCAACACTCATCCCTTCATAAACAAGTTTTGACTTTTTTGGTTTAACCCTAAGTGTCTTGGTTTTTTCACGTACGGCTTTGGCACCTTCCTCTTCACTTGTACTATCCTCTGTACTATTATCACTAGCACTTTGCTGGCTATCAGCTTCTTCCTTTTCCCAATTCATTAGTAACAACGCTTCCTTATCAGACAAAATGCCTAAAGTCATTAGCGCCTCACTTACTTTATTTGAGATTTCTTGCTTCCTTGCTGATTCTGATACTTCTACATTATAGTACCTAGCTAGAACAATCCAGTCTATTTTAGTTATACCTTCTAACTTTTCACCACTAGGAGTACGTATGAAATCTTTCAAATCAAACATCTTTAATAACCTGCTCAAAATGACACAGCAAGACAAATATAGCACTAACACTATCACAACTCTCCCCCCTCTTTAAAGTATATGAAAGTGCTAAAAAGCAATTAACGGTTGACAGAATaagctaacaccgaggataagttaATAGGGATACGTTCGAGTTTCGTTCGGTAGGCCCCcatgtaacataaaaaaaaaacttataataaggATTTACGAGGAGAATATATCAGGAAGCAGTGATAACCCAttataacttaaaatgtacttttaataacaattagtaaagAAACAGAACATTAAACCAATTACAAACTCATTACACAACAGCAAAGACTCGCCATacagcacttcatcaagactactaatcactaatttctgcagttTACCGTATAATACCCAAGTCGCAAAGCTTTACATCATCACAACATATAATTCACTGtagtaacatcaaacagttagtggcaaccaacgttacatcacacaagaaaacgtccaaatggataaacaatacattaccatatattctttaaaaacttgatacactattatcacttgtttgttgcgactccgcCGAAAATCACCGTTTTGGGCTTTTATATACCcgactcacgctagacatccatgtactaaatTTAATATTTCGGTACATTATCGTTGGCGACT
The nucleotide sequence above comes from Palaemon carinicauda isolate YSFRI2023 chromosome 2, ASM3689809v2, whole genome shotgun sequence. Encoded proteins:
- the LOC137619937 gene encoding uncharacterized protein, translating into MKRNYDKKAAKRELDIGDKVLVYLPTSGKVFNQKYIGPCTVKEKMFDLKDFIRTPSGEKLEGITKIDWIVLARYYNVEVSESARKQEISNKVSEALMTLGILSDKEALLLMNWEKEEADSQQSASDNSTEDSTSEEEGAKAVREKTKTLRVKPKKSKLVYEGMSVEKMQIHLQIVRLENERAENEKAVELKKLEAEVEQKRIELEIKKIEVEGKSKVALKSFQVDNAVKSVPIFVENEDYERVKSEVLKAYEWAPERYRKKFRSWIKRDGHTHMEYAREQRLWYDRWMNAREVNGDFGKLQELILLEQFKDGINPLNKTYLDERDVDNVDEATRLTDNYALTHKLYHTDVAPKIGRNRVWEERQNYKAQGKTTSSQVSSGGVYNKSFNRGIRGESQNSSGPSVSAGKAGSSGNDQFTPRYQNVGENFRDFVCFSCGKPGHISRSCPHRTENRPIQVVYKVKDKPVYSKKDDPKPENTIALLN